A DNA window from Purpureocillium takamizusanense chromosome 9, complete sequence contains the following coding sequences:
- a CDS encoding uncharacterized protein (SECRETED:SignalP(1-24~SECRETED:cutsite=TDG-PH~SECRETED:prob=0.4141)), whose translation MVCGCVCVCVSIIIIIIALPQTDGPHLHHHHLPPRKEEKKKKKKKGKVKDGPRAPSPREPAGRGRIQEEEKNSISRACLALQALSCPALPLEGGGGGEQNKQSSERA comes from the coding sequence ATGGTTtgtgggtgtgtgtgtgtgtgtgtctccatcatcatcatcatcatcgcccttcCGCAAACGGACGGCCCGcatcttcaccaccaccacttaCCACCgcgcaaggaggagaagaagaagaagaagaagaagggaaagGTTAAAGATGGTCCGCGTGCACCCTCCCCTCGcgagccggccggccgaggaagaatacaagaagaagaaaaaaattCAATCTCTCgggcctgccttgccctgcaggccctgtcctgccctgccctgccccttgaaggggggggggggggggaacaaAACAAACAAAGTAGCGAGCGAGCCTAA
- a CDS encoding uncharacterized protein (EggNog:ENOG503PTVX~SECRETED:SignalP(1-21~SECRETED:cutsite=VAA-SP~SECRETED:prob=0.7357)): MKVLCLWLAALAASPLALVAASPIGPTGPCEGAKVDAILKGEMDPSECCSYGKCKGRVVISVGD, translated from the exons ATGAAGGTCTTGTGCTTGTGGCTCGCTGCCCTGGCGGCTTCACCACTGGCTCTTGTCGCCGCTTCTCCCATCGGACCAACCGGCCCATGTGAAGGG GCCAAGGTGGACGCCATCCTCAAGGGCGAGATGGACCCTTCAGAGTGCTGCTCATACGGCAAATGCAAGGGCAGAGTCGTCATCTCCGTCGGTGACTGA
- the WDR6 gene encoding WD repeat-containing protein 6 (COG:S~EggNog:ENOG503NVGF) produces MGKMHRGEKLMKLRRELSQLPITALDFYTSRLGNVYLLAGEDTRLAVYAVEPATEQHSLCRSEDIFYDQPLHGIRVQEPHDGESPRAIVWGSSDIAMLDVSALDTQVRAVDVVARGTAPDWIYDAAVSPWDSSLAVVITAHNEVVPCRVDASGTIVFGALTSPSRPMLYNGRLAWLSSDTLLVAAGTVFGDVVVWKYHFAADDEMGRGRHEMLCTLTGHEGSIYGVDISPEMAGPGGESVRLLASCSDDRTIRIWDIATERPSTLSEIRPSEAPETGFRPTPEYDAQATGEEDGARPVATAMGHVSRIWGVKFGLPGTCDTLDSAVPVYSFGEDATAQRWQLELHSAAGRGKKPLGELVHKQTYSLHNGKHIWAGAVLCRDEATLIATGGGDGKIGLITEPSSEQPTAQNLPRGVITADMRDVLDSTRPGLAAGREMISRYDFITEDQVLAITNLGRLFVGALSTGITWREIKTSDEMTAELRLTYVFRAVHDGAAVLGTTDGKIFYVRGADTITRVAQVPGRIIEASVLSKGAFSTASGSPVQILVHLHGSSESCYITIDSDGGSASYCRTKGLDSRFVATSAAKLGELLIMGSRHGWISLLRKQGDAWRPVCDVATRSRDAITSIVALPPRTDLPTASKYFLATSRDGKYRIYELEQDGQSPQLHLLHETAPPFGPMIEGAWFTHDAVDPELVLYGFRSKDFVIWNETRREEIAMVDCGGAHRTFRLWSSASDPGRYHFAFTRTSKLSVYSQARTPHCTLRNGTHGREIRALSSRGRYLASGAEDTSIRIWEYRETTKPGQTEMRCLASIKSHVTGIQRLQFLDDEYLFSSAGNEEFFVWKIRVLDSAYRGLAVMCEGVFADKSPSGDLRIMDFDVCRWDSGGGGDDTAGMPVLLVTLAFSNSAVKTYRYGPGGGRFEPYAQGFYTGACLTQVRHLGVCGGNGWIMTASTDGHLALWREDLINAQGNITRTWVLMEAARVHQSSIKSLDMARGRGGDDGFCVVTGGDDNALGVATVMRKGGGGFTLAERGIVRRAHAAAINGVVALTAAGDGDDDDDEDGITVVSVSNDQRVRAWRIVAAAAAAADPSSSSSSSSLSSPRVELVCSAFSGVADPGDVACVSAPAPAPASRDSGGGDWQRPRRVVLGGVGIEVWNLAASRTDGLIE; encoded by the coding sequence GGTGAGAAGCTCATGAAGCTCAGGCGGGAGTTGTCCCAGCTCCCCATCACGGCTCTAGATTTCTACACGTCTCGCTTAGGGAACGTCTATCTCCTGGCCGGGGAGGACACGCGACTGGCCGTGTATGCCGTGGAACCGGCAACCGAGCAGCATTCGCTCTGCCGGAGCGAGGACATTTTTTACGACCAGCCCCTGCACGGCATCCGCGTGCAAGAGCCGCACGATGGCGAGTCTCCACGGGCCATCGTATGGGGCTCGTCAGACATCGCGATGCTAGACGTCTCCGCGCTGGACACGCAGGTCCGGGCCGTCGATGTCGTAGCCAGAGGGACCGCCCCGGACTGGATCTacgatgccgccgtctcaCCATGGGACTCGtctctcgccgtcgtcatcacggCGCACAACGAGGTAGTGCCTTGCCGGGTAGACGCTTCGGGGACCATCGTGTTTGGCGCCTTGACGTCTCCGTCGCGACCGATGCTCTACAACGGCCGGCTCGCGTGGCTGTCGTCGGAcacgctgctcgtcgcggccggcaccGTGTTCGGCGATGTCGTGGTCTGGAAGTATCacttcgccgccgacgatgagatGGGCCGTGGGAGGCACGAGATGCTGTGCACCCTGACGGGCCACGAGGGGTCGATATACGGCGTGGACATATCTCCCGAGATGGCAGGGCCTGGCGGGGAGTcggtgcggctgctggcgagctgcagcgacGACAGGACCATTCGCATATGGGACATTGCCACGGAGCGGCCGTCGACCCTGTCGGAAATCAGGCCAAGCGAGGCACCCGAGACGGGTTTCAGGCCGACGCCGGAGTACGATGCTCAGGCCacaggcgaggaggacggggcgCGGCCTGTCGCGACGGCCATGGGTCACGTCTCGCGTATCTGGGGCGTCAAGTTTGGACTGCCAGGCACCTGCGACACGTTGGACTCTGCAGTGCCCGTGTACTCGTTTGGAGAAGACGCGACGGCTCAGAGATGGCAACTTGAGCTACACTCTGCGGCCGGTCGAGGGAAGAAGCCGTTGGGAGAGTTGGTCCACAAACAGACGTACTCGCTGCACAACGGCAAGCACATATGGGCGGGTGCTGTCCTGTgtcgcgacgaggcgacgctCATCGCTACGGGGGGCGGAGACGGCAAGATCGGCTTGATCACAGAGCCGTCTTCAGAACAGCCGACCGCGCAAAACTTACCCCGTGGGGTCATCACAGCGGACATGCGGGATGTCCTCGACTCGACACGACCAGGCCTTGCCGCTGGTCGCGAGATGATCAGCCGCTATGACTTTATCACAGAGGACCAGGTACTCGCCATCACAAATCTGGGACGCCTCTTTGTCGGGGCTTTGAGCACTGGCATCACTTGGCGAGAAATCAAGACGAGCGATGAGATGACTGCCGAATTGAGACTCACATATGTCTTCCGTGCGGTCCATGACGGGGCCGCTGTCCTTGGAACGACCGATGGCAAAATCTTCTACGTCCGGGGGGCGGATACGATTACTCGCGTGGCCCAAGTTCCCGGCAGAATCATCGAGGCCAGTGTACTCTCAAAAGGGGCATTCTCAACGGCCAGCGGCTCACCTGTGCAGATTCTCGTACATCTGCACGGTAGCTCAGAGTCGTGCTACATCACCATCGACTCCGATGGCGGAAGCGCGAGTTACTGCCGAACAAAGGGCCTGGACAGCCGATTTGTGGCCACATCTGCGGCAAAGCTGGGCGAGCTTCTCATCATGGGGTCTCGCCATGGTTGGATCTCGCTTCTTCGGAAGCAAGGGGATGCCTGGCGCCCAGTCTGCGATGTCGCCACGCGAAGCCGCGATGCAATAACCTCCATCGTCGCACTCCCCCCCCGGACCGACCTGCCGACCGCGTCCAAGTACTTTCTGGCGAcgagccgcgacggcaagtATCGCATCTACGAACTCGAGCAGGATGGTCAATCACCACAGCTTCACCTTTTGCACGAGACAGCGCCGCCATTTGGGCCCATGATAGAGGGCGCTTGGTTCACCCACGATGCCGTGGATCCGGAGCTGGTGCTGTACGGCTTCCGCAGCAAAGACTTTGTCATTTGGAACGAGACACGGAGGGAAGAGATCGCGATGGTTGACTGCGGAGGCGCACATCGCACGTTTCGACTCTGGAGCAGCGCGTCGGACCCCGGGCGTTACCACTTTGCCTTTACGAGGACCTCGAAGCTGTCGGTGTATTCACAGGCACGGACGCCGCATTGTACGCTTCGGAACGGGACTCACGGGCGCGAGATACGGGCGCTGAGCTCTCGCGGACGGTATCTTGCCTCCGGCGCAGAGGACACGTCGATTCGCATCTGGGAGTACCGCGAAACAACCAAGCCCGGCCAGACGGAGATGCGCTGCCTGGCGTCCATCAAATCGCACGTGACGGGGATACAGAGGCTGCAGTTTCTGGACGACGAGTACCTGTTCAGCAGCGCCGGAAACGAAGAGTTCTTTGTGTGGAAGATACGTGTCTTGGATTCTGCGTACCGCGGGCTGGCCGTTATGTGCGAGGGGGTGTTTGCAGACAAGAGCCCGTCGGGGGACCTGCGCATCATGGACTTTGACGTTTGCAGATGGGATtctgggggcggcggcgacgacaccgccggcatgccggtgctgctggtgacaCTGGCCTTTTCCAATTCGGCAGTCAAGACATACCGCTACGGGCCAGGGGGCGGCAGGTTCGAGCCCTACGCGCAGGGGTTCTACACGGGGGCCTGTCTCACCCAGGTACGGCATCTTGGCGTTTGCGGGGGCAACGGCTGGAtcatgacggcgtcgacggacgGGCACCTCGCCCTGTGGAGGGAGGATTTGATCAACGCGCAGGGAAACATCACGAGGACGTGGGTGCtcatggaggcggcgcgggtgcaTCAGAGCAGCATCAAGAGCCTGGACATGGCGAGGGGGCGCGGAGGAGACGATGGGTTTTGCGTCGTGACGGGCGGGGACGACAacgcgctcggcgtcgccacggTGATGAggaagggcggcggcgggttcaCGTTGGCGGAACGGGGGATCgtgcggcgcgcgcacgcggcggccatcaaTGGTGTTGTTGCTCTCACGGCGGCAGGagacggggacgacgacgacgacgaagacggcatCACAGTCGTGAGCGTGAGCAACGATCAGCGCGTCCGGGCATGGAGgatcgtcgccgccgccgccgccgccgcggatccctcctcctcctcctcctcctcgtcactctcctcgccgcgggtCGAGCTCGTGTGCTCCGCATtcagcggcgtcgcggatCCGGGAGACGTGGCGTGCGTgtctgcgcccgcgcccgcgcccgcgtcccggGACAGCGGAGGGGGTGATTGGCAACGACCACGGCGCGTGGTGCTGGGGGGCGTCGGGATCGAGGTATGGAATCTCGCGGCCTCACGAACCGATGGCTTGATTGAATGA